The proteins below come from a single Oerskovia jenensis genomic window:
- a CDS encoding HAD family hydrolase, which yields MPDLPSWRDTPTRRAILDLVAAVATGPDALPPAERVAVLDNDGTLWTEKPLPVQLHFLVAQWAQAAANDPALAESQPYRAAATGDLAWLGGAVDKHYAGDDTDLRLLIEAVVAAQAGRSVGTYADSVRAFLDEATHPALGTPYRYATYQPMRELLDLLRAHGFSTYITSGGDRDFMRPFTEDYYGVAPEQVVGSSLGLSYDDETDDVVYGSSFSFMDDGPEKPVRIWSRIGRRPVLAVGNSNGDVPMLAYAAGHPRGMAVLIRHDDPDRGDLPYDKGADQALIAAADRGWTVVSVRDDWSQVFPTAPGTAQGIAPVSTAGTAPRVPEARGR from the coding sequence ATGCCCGACCTTCCGTCCTGGCGCGACACCCCGACCCGACGAGCGATCCTCGACCTCGTGGCCGCGGTCGCGACCGGCCCCGACGCACTGCCCCCGGCAGAGCGCGTCGCCGTCCTCGACAACGACGGCACCCTGTGGACCGAGAAGCCCCTGCCGGTCCAGCTCCACTTCCTCGTCGCGCAGTGGGCGCAGGCGGCCGCGAACGACCCGGCCCTCGCCGAGAGCCAGCCCTACCGTGCGGCCGCGACCGGCGACCTGGCGTGGTTGGGCGGCGCTGTCGACAAGCACTACGCGGGGGACGACACCGACCTCCGCCTCCTGATCGAGGCCGTCGTCGCCGCGCAGGCGGGGCGCTCGGTCGGGACCTACGCGGACTCGGTGCGAGCTTTCCTCGACGAGGCCACGCACCCCGCCCTCGGCACGCCCTACCGCTACGCCACGTACCAGCCCATGCGCGAGCTCCTGGACCTCCTGCGCGCCCACGGGTTCTCGACCTACATCACCTCGGGAGGTGACCGGGACTTCATGCGCCCCTTCACGGAGGACTACTACGGCGTGGCCCCCGAGCAGGTCGTCGGATCGAGCCTGGGGCTCAGCTACGACGACGAGACGGACGACGTGGTCTACGGCTCGTCGTTCTCGTTCATGGACGACGGTCCCGAGAAGCCCGTACGCATCTGGAGCCGCATCGGGCGACGACCCGTGCTCGCGGTCGGCAACTCGAACGGCGACGTCCCCATGCTCGCCTACGCGGCCGGACACCCCCGAGGGATGGCGGTCCTGATCCGTCACGACGACCCGGACCGCGGGGACCTGCCCTACGACAAGGGTGCGGACCAGGCGCTCATCGCTGCGGCGGACAGGGGGTGGACCGTGGTGAGCGTGCGCGACGACTGGTCGCAGGTCTTCCCGACCGCGCCGGGGACCGCGCAAGGGATCGCCCCGGTGTCCACGGCGGGGACGGCACCGCGGGTTCCCGAGGCCCGGGGCCGGTGA
- a CDS encoding sugar O-acetyltransferase produces MDLEDFLEHVNRGELIEGGSARHEFMHGAAQEALRCVADLNSGYRTPDEVRGLLSRLTGVVVDESVTVFPPFYCEFGKNLTLGRDVFINSGCRFQDTGGITIGDGTLIGHGSTLTTLNHAVDPARRADMIPAPIRIGRKVWLGASVTVVPGVTIGDGAIVGAGAVVTKDVPADTIVAGVPAKVLRPTGFDASLG; encoded by the coding sequence ATGGACCTCGAGGACTTTCTGGAGCACGTGAACCGCGGCGAACTCATCGAGGGCGGGTCCGCACGGCACGAGTTCATGCACGGAGCGGCCCAGGAGGCGCTGCGGTGCGTCGCCGATCTCAACTCCGGGTACCGCACGCCGGACGAGGTGCGCGGTCTGCTGTCGCGGCTGACGGGGGTCGTCGTAGACGAGTCGGTCACGGTCTTCCCGCCGTTCTACTGCGAGTTCGGCAAGAACCTGACCCTGGGCAGGGACGTCTTCATCAACAGTGGCTGCCGCTTCCAGGACACCGGTGGCATCACGATCGGGGACGGGACCCTCATCGGGCACGGGAGCACCCTGACGACCCTGAACCACGCCGTCGACCCCGCCCGCCGAGCGGACATGATCCCCGCACCGATCAGGATCGGACGCAAGGTCTGGCTGGGGGCATCGGTCACGGTGGTCCCGGGCGTGACCATCGGCGACGGTGCGATCGTCGGTGCCGGAGCGGTCGTGACCAAGGACGTCCCGGCCGACACGATCGTCGCCGGGGTGCCTGCGAAGGTCCTGCGCCCCACCGGTTTCGACGCGTCGCTCGGCTGA
- a CDS encoding serine hydrolase domain-containing protein yields the protein MSLTTGSFAAFDDHLRQAAAGDEFSGVVLVSREGETLFEGAYGLASRRWGVPVKTSTRFDVASVTKLFTSVAVLQQVAAGTLDLDASIHDHVDLEGTQIPRAVTLRHLLSHTSGIADDADEEAGESYEALWVDKPNYSVTQTADFLPQFVHKTPTFGVGEGCRYCNVGYVLAGLALERATGLTYRDYVREHVFARAGMASSGFFDMREAVPDVAEGWEPVRAAVPDGDAPDGEPRHGEGDAPVVGWRQNIYSYPPIGSPDGGAHVTAADLVRFLDAVRAGELLPPDLTDAFLSPQALHHEIPDAAPGTAAAVHFAFGLEIEVTADGSVRSLSKDGINTGSSAIVKHYPGQGGEPGVTIAVVSNSEDGAWDPIRRLDDLVTGA from the coding sequence ATGAGCCTCACGACGGGATCCTTCGCCGCGTTCGACGACCACCTCCGGCAGGCTGCCGCAGGGGACGAGTTCTCGGGGGTCGTGCTCGTCTCCCGCGAGGGCGAGACGTTGTTCGAGGGGGCCTACGGCCTGGCCTCGCGGCGCTGGGGTGTGCCGGTCAAGACCTCGACGCGCTTCGACGTCGCGTCTGTGACCAAGCTCTTCACCTCGGTCGCGGTCCTCCAGCAGGTCGCGGCCGGGACCCTCGACCTGGACGCCTCGATCCACGACCACGTCGACCTCGAGGGCACGCAGATCCCGCGGGCGGTCACGCTGCGCCACCTGCTGTCGCACACCTCGGGCATCGCGGACGACGCCGACGAGGAGGCCGGCGAGTCCTACGAGGCCCTGTGGGTCGACAAGCCGAACTACTCGGTCACGCAGACCGCGGACTTCCTGCCGCAGTTCGTCCACAAGACCCCGACGTTCGGTGTGGGCGAGGGCTGCCGGTACTGCAACGTGGGGTACGTCCTCGCGGGGCTGGCTCTCGAGCGCGCCACGGGCCTCACCTACCGCGACTACGTCCGCGAGCACGTCTTCGCGCGCGCGGGCATGGCGTCGTCGGGCTTCTTCGACATGCGCGAAGCGGTGCCGGACGTCGCGGAGGGCTGGGAGCCCGTCCGCGCAGCGGTGCCCGACGGCGACGCCCCCGACGGCGAGCCTCGCCACGGGGAGGGCGACGCGCCCGTCGTGGGGTGGCGGCAGAACATCTACAGCTACCCGCCCATCGGCTCGCCCGACGGCGGCGCGCACGTCACGGCGGCCGACCTGGTCCGGTTCCTCGACGCCGTCCGGGCGGGCGAGCTCCTGCCGCCGGACCTCACGGACGCGTTCCTGAGCCCGCAGGCCCTGCACCACGAGATCCCGGACGCCGCGCCGGGCACGGCGGCGGCGGTGCACTTCGCGTTCGGCCTCGAGATCGAGGTCACCGCGGACGGGAGCGTCCGGTCGCTGTCCAAGGACGGGATCAACACGGGGTCGAGCGCGATCGTGAAGCACTACCCCGGGCAGGGCGGCGAGCCCGGCGTGACGATCGCGGTCGTGTCCAACAGCGAGGACGGGGCCTGGGACCCGATCAGGCGGCTCGACGACCTGGTCACCGGGGCGTAG
- a CDS encoding SulP family inorganic anion transporter, whose translation MPSGPCADLFPTLRGYRASWLRSDVVGGLSAGAVVVPQAMAYATIANLPVSFGLYTCMVPLVVYALLGGSRTLSMSTTSTIATLSASTLLAAGVAADAADPARAVATLTLLVGALLLLTRVLRLGSLVENISQATLVGIKAGVGATVAAAQLPHLLGVPTDPDATGFFHVLGAALGSLDQAVPATVALSVGSIAVLLLLGRVAPRVPAPLVVVAAGIALVAFAGLTDRGVEVIEPIPPGLPLPVLPDLSLVGSMLAGASAIAIMAFLETVAVGRGVRRPDEPQIGPDQELLANGVAAVVGAFFRAMPPAGGFSQTAVSLRAGARTQVAGLVTAALAILVALFLAPVLDDLPQATLGAMVVVATVSLIKVGDFVVLWRINRVEFAVAVVTTVIGLVAGLLPAVGVGVGLTLVLVLRELDRPRVVPLVRTPQGGWAPVDRGTAEGDDSEEDADVTREVAREAALESGIAPGVLVLHLDAGLYTANTRPTVERILALARASAPAPHAVVLESGAQRGVTSTVLDGLADLDRQLAGIGCTLLLARVPAETAARAAASPWFAALATDGRLLPSVDAAVEAARTLSATPR comes from the coding sequence GTGCCGTCAGGGCCATGCGCGGATCTCTTCCCGACCCTGCGCGGCTACCGCGCCTCCTGGCTGCGGTCCGACGTCGTGGGCGGCCTCTCGGCGGGCGCCGTCGTCGTGCCGCAGGCCATGGCGTACGCGACCATCGCGAACCTGCCCGTGAGCTTCGGGCTGTACACGTGCATGGTGCCGCTCGTCGTGTACGCACTGCTGGGTGGCTCGCGGACGCTGAGCATGAGCACGACGTCGACCATCGCGACGCTCTCGGCCTCGACGCTGCTCGCTGCCGGCGTCGCCGCGGACGCCGCGGACCCCGCGCGGGCCGTGGCGACGCTGACGCTGCTCGTCGGCGCGCTGCTGCTGCTCACGCGGGTGCTGCGCCTGGGCTCGCTCGTCGAGAACATCTCGCAGGCCACGCTCGTGGGGATCAAGGCCGGGGTGGGCGCGACCGTCGCCGCCGCCCAGCTCCCGCACCTCCTCGGGGTGCCCACCGACCCCGACGCCACGGGGTTCTTCCACGTGCTCGGCGCGGCGCTCGGCAGCCTCGACCAGGCCGTCCCGGCGACGGTCGCGCTGTCGGTCGGGAGCATCGCGGTCCTGCTGCTGCTCGGCCGCGTCGCGCCACGGGTACCCGCCCCTCTGGTCGTCGTGGCCGCGGGCATCGCGCTCGTGGCCTTCGCGGGTCTCACCGACCGGGGCGTCGAGGTCATCGAACCGATCCCGCCCGGGCTGCCGCTCCCCGTGCTGCCCGACCTGTCGCTCGTCGGCTCGATGCTCGCCGGCGCGAGCGCGATCGCGATCATGGCGTTCCTCGAGACCGTCGCCGTGGGGCGCGGGGTCCGTCGACCGGACGAGCCACAGATCGGGCCGGACCAGGAGCTCCTGGCGAACGGGGTCGCGGCCGTGGTCGGCGCGTTCTTCCGCGCGATGCCGCCCGCGGGTGGCTTCTCCCAGACCGCCGTCAGCCTCCGGGCCGGGGCCCGGACGCAGGTCGCCGGGCTGGTGACCGCGGCCCTCGCGATCCTCGTCGCGCTCTTCCTCGCCCCCGTGCTCGACGACCTGCCGCAGGCCACGCTCGGCGCGATGGTCGTCGTCGCGACCGTGAGCCTCATCAAGGTCGGCGACTTCGTGGTCCTGTGGCGCATCAACCGGGTCGAGTTCGCGGTCGCGGTCGTGACCACGGTGATCGGCCTCGTGGCCGGGCTGCTGCCCGCCGTCGGGGTCGGGGTCGGGCTCACGCTCGTCCTCGTGCTGCGTGAGCTCGACCGCCCCCGCGTCGTCCCGCTCGTGCGCACCCCGCAGGGCGGCTGGGCACCTGTCGACCGTGGCACCGCCGAGGGCGACGACTCCGAGGAGGACGCCGACGTGACGCGCGAGGTCGCGCGCGAGGCGGCCCTGGAGTCGGGCATCGCCCCAGGGGTCCTGGTCCTGCACCTCGACGCGGGCCTCTACACCGCGAACACCCGGCCCACGGTCGAGCGCATCCTCGCCCTGGCCAGGGCGAGCGCTCCCGCACCGCACGCCGTGGTCCTGGAGTCCGGCGCCCAGCGCGGCGTCACCTCGACCGTGCTCGACGGGCTCGCGGACCTCGACCGGCAGCTCGCCGGGATCGGCTGCACGCTCCTGCTCGCGCGGGTCCCGGCCGAGACCGCGGCCAGGGCCGCGGCCTCGCCGTGGTTCGCCGCGCTCGCGACCGACGGGCGCCTGCTGCCGAGCGTCGACGCCGCGGTCGAGGCGGCCCGGACCCTGTCGGCTACGCCCCGGTGA